The Pongo abelii isolate AG06213 chromosome 3, NHGRI_mPonAbe1-v2.0_pri, whole genome shotgun sequence DNA window GCAACGACGGCTCTGGCGGGCAGCCAGCTTTCCCCAGCCTCTGGGAGTCGTTTCGGTGGTGCATGCTGgtcctgctgccgccgccgccgccgccgccaccgccggcGGGGAGGATCgccgaggaggaggaggcggaggaggaggcggcggcggagGAGGATTTCCTGCCGCccccaccgcccccgcccccgcccccgcccccgccgccgccaccacccccgccgccgccgccgcccccgccgctgCCCCAGAGCatggcggtggcggcggcggcggtggccgCGTTGTCGCAGTTCCAGGGGGACATGCCGATGCGCGCggcggccgcggcggcggcggcgctgcTGGGGAAGATGGGGGTGGTGATGCGCGCGATCTTGGCCGCCTGTGGGAAGGCGCCCCCGTTGGTCTTGTAGAAGGAGGTGGCAAAGGAGCGGTAGCGCTCCATTTCCGAGTTGTAATCCACAAGGCTGTTCAGAGACCCCTCGGGCAAGTGGCTTTCCTTGGGCAAGCCCGGGGCCTCCGGGCTCGGCCCGGGCTCCACGCAGACATTGGTGTTCATGGTGCAGGGGGGGAAGAAGGGGTGCAGGGTGGAAGTGGGGACCGCCTGGTCCGACACCTGGGTGGAAAAGGGGGAAAGGtgggggggagggaagggagtgatggtggtgttggggtgggggccgaggcgggtggggaAAGTGGGTTCGGGTGGGGAGAGCAAGGTGAGGGCTGCTTTATTCCTCTCTGGGGCTCATTTCCACAGACGGTGAATTCCCAGGCAGCGTCTTCCTTTGCATTATCCTCCAACTGTTACAACTAAAATAAAGAAAGTCATTCCAACGAGCTGCACgaggaaaaagattaaaaataaataaacaacctcCCTCACTAACCCACCGCAAACACCGAAAGCTCCCACATTCTTCCATCAGGTCGTTTGCATAAGAATCATCAAGACGTGACCCCCCCCAGCCCATTCCTCCCCCAACTCTCCCAaccccagctccctccctccccacagcaaACCACAGCTCCTCCCCCCTATTCTTATAACCCTCCTGAGAAAATGTATTAATAGCCAGGATACCCAGGGAAAGAGGGAAGACGGGGGTGACAAACGCCTAAGGAAAAGGGCAATTGGAGTGCTAAAGACATGCAAATCATGGGTGGGAGGGCGATACTACCTATAAGCAGAGGGCATTTAAACATTATGAAATGTGTGAACAAGTGCTGCCTGGGCATGCAAATGCTGTAAAGTAGAAAACAGCAATGGCCCTATGAGGAAAATGAACAGGAAATTAGCAAATGAAGTACTGAGAAAGTCTACAATACATCGGAGTATAAACTGTAAGCAAACACAATACAACTGAGAGCTAAGAGACTGCCCACATACAATCTGAACTAAAGAGGCAGGGAAAAAAGAACTACCAGCTGCCACAGTGTCCTTCTGTGTCTGCGGTCATTAGTTTGAATCCCAGCACAGCTGGCTCTGTTAGGGTCTTAATTCAATGGACCAAGGACAGGTCTCAATTGTACAAGCCATTTGGTGGTGGGTCTTGGTGGGGGTAAGAGGGTGGTGttctacttgattttttttttaaggtagaaaataaagataagccacataattacatatatacatatttatttatatcagcaaTGTCTCAGGTTCTAAACCAAGTGCCTGCAGCCTCTGTAAGAATATTCCTAATCATTCCTAATGGAGATTGCTGTCTCTTCCCTAGACAAGAGGAAAACATGGGACTTTTTGAAAAGGATCTCTCACAATCACTGATTTTTACATTGAGTAAAAGGGGGGGGGAGCCTTTAAGGTGTTCTTTGCCAGAGAAAAATaaccattaaaattattttttaattttgctctttttaagaggaaagtttaatGTTAACTGggtatttgcattcatctccttGCTTACAGGCCATTATTATGCTTTAGGAAGAGGTATTTTAGTTGTTTATTACAGAGGGAGAAGTACATCACAGCCTTTTAAGAAGTAAAGCAAAGGCATAAAGTGTATATTCACTTAAAAAACCAGTTTCTTTGTTTCCAGATTTTTTGGCCAGAATATCTTTTTGTGACATCTTTTGAAGCCCATAGATTGGTCTAGAATGCAGAGTTCAGGGAATTCTACATGGGGGCCCAATAGTCTCAGTCTCAAATATT harbors:
- the CXXC4 gene encoding CXXC-type zinc finger protein 4 isoform X2; its protein translation is MNTNVCVEPGPSPEAPGLPKESHLPEGSLNSLVDYNSEMERYRSFATSFYKTNGGAFPQAAKIARITTPIFPSSAAAAAAAARIGMSPWNCDNAATAAAATAMLWGSGGGGGGGGGGGGGGGGGGGGGGGGGRKSSSAAASSSASSSSAILPAGGGGGGGGGSRTSMHHRNDSQRLGKAGCPPEPSLQMANTNFLSTLSPEHCRPLAGECMNKLKCGAAEAEIMNLPERVGTFSAIPALGGISLPPGVIVMTALHSPAAASAAVTDSAFQIANLADCPQNHSSSSSSSSGGAGGANPAKKKRKRCGVCVPCKRLINCGVCSSCRNRKTGHQICKFRKCEELKKKPGTSLERTPVPSAEAFRWFF